The sequence GTTTTTTCTGCTACCGGGTCGTCTTCGCGGGTTTCAAAAACCTCACCACTGGCTACGGCATGGTTGAGCATGCGGTTCAACCAGAAATACCCCATGACGGCCATGATGATGGCAACGACAATGCTCACTTCCCACGCGGCGTATGGTGAGGTGCCCAGATATTTTATGGGTATCCAGTTTTGAATTTCCGGTGAGCCGGCCGACGTCATGGTGAATGTTATAGAGCCAAAGGCGATCGTTGCCGGAATAAAACGCCGAGGCAGGTTTGCCTCTTTGAACAGGCTGACAGCAATGGGGTAGGCGCTGAAGGCAACAATAAACACACTGACACCACCATAAGTCATCACTGCACACGCCAGTACTACTGCCAGCATGGCGTTCTGGGCGCCGATTCTTGCGGTGATCCAATGGGCAATACTATGTGCGGCACCGGTTTCTTCCATAAACTTGCCGAAAATGCTGCCAAACAGAAACATGAAAAACCAGGAACCAACAAATGAGTTAAACCCATTCATATAGGCTTCGATAAAATTTGTTTCTGTTCCTGCAGATGGCAGTAGATGCAGTGATCCTGACAAGGCAACAATAACGGCTGCCAGGGGAGCGGCAACCAGCAGGCTCATACCGCGAATGGTCATTAGAATCAGCAGGCTGAGTGCGACGATCAGGCCAAGAATGCTCAACATTGTCTGAGGTTCTCTCTGTTTGGGGGTACATTATTATTTTCAGGCAGTGAGAGGTCCTCACTGGTGGTGTTCGAGGCGAGGCGAGTACGGCATTGAACATGTCTTCTATTGATATCTTTTGAGGTGCGGCAGCCAAGCAGAGCCATGCAGCGAGCGACTTCTGTTTTGAGTATGTGCAGCGCCTTTTCAACACCTGCTTCGCCACCTGCTGCCAAGCCGTAGAGGTAGGGGCGGCCGATGGAGACGGCATCGGCGCCGAGTGCAAGTGCTTTGACTACGTGGCTGCCACGACGAATACCGCCGTCGACAATCAGCTCCAGATCGTCTTTGAGGGCTTCTTTTATTGGTGGAAGGCAATCTACAGCGGCAGGTGCGCCATCCAGCTGTCGGCCGCCGTGATTGGAAATCATGATGCTGGTGGCGCCTATCTCTTTTGCTTTAAGGGCGTCGTGTACTGAGTGCACCCCCTTGATGGTCAAGGGTCCTCCCCACAGTTCTGCCAGCCA is a genomic window of Pseudomonadales bacterium containing:
- a CDS encoding GntP family permease; the protein is MLSILGLIVALSLLILMTIRGMSLLVAAPLAAVIVALSGSLHLLPSAGTETNFIEAYMNGFNSFVGSWFFMFLFGSIFGKFMEETGAAHSIAHWITARIGAQNAMLAVVLACAVMTYGGVSVFIVAFSAYPIAVSLFKEANLPRRFIPATIAFGSITFTMTSAGSPEIQNWIPIKYLGTSPYAAWEVSIVVAIIMAVMGYFWLNRMLNHAVASGEVFETREDDPVAEKTGAISGPNPIASLLPLLCILLITFFFHESLKQSALLVALFAGCIAAWLLAPKNFKNINVTMGEGAMGALIAIANTAAVVGFGSVVKVSPAFDMLVNSLNAIPGNPLVAAGVSISLIAAVTGSASGGQSIALPVLAPDFLESGEDPEALHRVVAISSGALDSLPHNGFVVTLIRAICGESHKTAYAPLGAVTVIVPLIGTIIATALLSL